Proteins encoded by one window of Deinococcus radiodurans R1 = ATCC 13939 = DSM 20539:
- the argF gene encoding ornithine carbamoyltransferase translates to MTKAARSSKKSAPSVPTPAQARLHTPDTLPRPVLAGRDFLSNLDMTSAELRAVMDTAHSMKAGEWRAVKPLSGLSLALVFEKASLRTRTTFDVGMYQLGGHAITLSNTEIGLGTRERVSDVARNLERWVDGVMGRVYLQQTLVELAQHARIPVINGLSDMLHPAQLLADYQTIEEEFGQDLRGKRVVYIGDGNNLANSHIHMGILTGTDVTVVTPVGYEPNAGVLMDAVKAGVEVHLTNDLDAIQGADVLYTDVWISMGQEAEADIRRRAFRGYQVTPEMLETISPDGIFLHCLPAHYGEETVPEATEHPKSRVFDQAENRLHAQKALLYHVLGDMKPRW, encoded by the coding sequence ATGACGAAGGCCGCCCGTTCCAGTAAGAAGTCTGCTCCGTCCGTGCCCACCCCCGCGCAGGCCCGGCTTCACACGCCGGACACCCTGCCGCGCCCGGTGCTGGCGGGCCGCGACTTTCTGAGCAACCTCGACATGACGTCCGCCGAGTTGCGGGCAGTCATGGACACCGCGCACTCCATGAAGGCGGGCGAGTGGCGCGCGGTCAAGCCGCTCTCGGGGCTGTCGTTGGCGCTGGTCTTCGAGAAGGCCTCCTTACGCACCCGCACCACCTTCGATGTGGGGATGTACCAGCTCGGCGGGCACGCCATTACCCTTTCCAACACCGAAATCGGCCTGGGCACCCGCGAGCGCGTGAGCGACGTGGCGCGCAACCTGGAGCGCTGGGTGGACGGCGTGATGGGCCGCGTGTACCTGCAACAGACCCTGGTGGAACTCGCGCAGCATGCCCGCATTCCGGTCATCAACGGCCTGAGCGACATGCTGCACCCGGCGCAACTGCTCGCCGACTATCAGACCATCGAGGAAGAGTTCGGGCAGGACCTGCGCGGCAAGCGGGTGGTGTACATCGGCGACGGCAACAACCTCGCCAACAGCCACATTCACATGGGCATCCTGACCGGCACCGACGTGACGGTGGTGACCCCGGTAGGCTACGAACCCAACGCGGGCGTGCTGATGGACGCGGTGAAGGCGGGCGTGGAGGTGCACCTGACCAACGACCTGGACGCCATTCAGGGTGCCGACGTGCTGTACACCGACGTGTGGATTTCGATGGGCCAGGAGGCCGAAGCCGACATCCGCCGCCGGGCTTTTAGGGGCTATCAGGTCACGCCGGAGATGCTGGAGACCATCTCGCCCGACGGTATTTTTCTGCATTGTCTGCCCGCGCACTACGGTGAAGAAACCGTGCCGGAAGCCACCGAGCACCCCAAGAGCCGCGTCTTCGACCAGGCCGAGAACCGCCTGCACGCGCAAAAGGCGCTGCTCTACCACGTGCTGGGCGACATGAAGCCGCGCTGGTAA
- a CDS encoding PIG-L deacetylase family protein encodes MLPTMTSETGKGLKLLLIVPHPDDEVYGASGTLMEYLAAGESCGLVTLTRGEAGRTLGLCDGPEELARMRAVELAACLEVIGLTTTPGSLHEQHQFPDKYLKDYPFEELVETAREAMERLRPETVLTFPPNGSNGHPDHMTTHRAVKAAWDRLPAGSRPVLWYYASETPPENEELRAAWLPPTVKRDVSALVTRKLQAIACHRSQALSTVDFIRKFPERVTSETFYEVPESLRGAQS; translated from the coding sequence ATGCTGCCCACCATGACAAGCGAAACAGGCAAGGGCCTGAAACTGCTGCTGATTGTTCCACACCCCGACGACGAGGTGTACGGCGCGTCCGGCACACTGATGGAATATCTGGCGGCGGGTGAGTCGTGCGGACTGGTCACGCTGACGCGGGGCGAAGCGGGACGCACCCTGGGCCTGTGCGATGGCCCTGAAGAACTGGCGCGGATGCGGGCCGTAGAACTGGCGGCGTGCCTGGAAGTCATCGGCTTGACGACCACGCCCGGCAGCCTGCACGAGCAACACCAGTTTCCCGACAAATACCTGAAGGACTACCCGTTCGAGGAACTCGTCGAAACGGCCCGTGAAGCGATGGAGCGGCTGCGGCCTGAGACGGTGCTGACCTTTCCGCCCAACGGCAGCAACGGCCACCCCGACCATATGACCACCCACCGCGCCGTGAAAGCCGCCTGGGACCGTCTGCCCGCCGGGAGCCGCCCGGTGCTGTGGTACTACGCGAGCGAGACGCCACCTGAGAACGAGGAACTGCGGGCCGCGTGGCTGCCGCCGACCGTCAAGCGCGACGTGAGCGCCCTGGTGACGCGCAAATTGCAGGCCATCGCCTGTCACCGCTCGCAGGCCCTTTCGACGGTGGATTTCATCCGCAAGTTCCCTGAGCGCGTCACCTCCGAGACGTTCTACGAAGTGCCGGAATCGCTGCGCGGGGCTCAGAGCTGA
- the odhB gene encoding 2-oxoglutarate dehydrogenase complex dihydrolipoyllysine-residue succinyltransferase has translation MADIKVPVFSESVSEGTLLTWHKKPGEAVKRGELLAEIETDKVVLEVTAQQDGVLQSIAKNEGDTVLSEEVLGTMGEGDAAAPAPAAQDQASGPVASETTAGGTAQQPDSTGTQPAAQSGERREDLSPAVRKIVEEKGLDVSQVPATGPKNNITKADAMGASAPAPAAQPAPQAAKSAVVLPSGPRPEERVPMTRIRARIAERLKEVQNTAALLTTFNEVNMQPTMELRKKYQDQFVKKHGVKLGFMSLFVRAATEALKAFPMVNASVDGKDVIYHGYYDIGIAVASERGLVVPILRDTDNMSLADIEKQIAEFATRARAGKLTMEDMSGGTFSITNGGTFGSMMSTPIINAPQSAILGMHNIIERPIAQNGQVVIAPMMYLAVSYDHRLIDGKEAVQFLVMIKNLLEDPARMLLDL, from the coding sequence ATGGCGGACATCAAAGTTCCTGTTTTTTCCGAATCGGTCAGCGAAGGCACGCTGCTGACCTGGCATAAGAAACCCGGCGAAGCGGTCAAGCGCGGTGAGCTGCTGGCCGAAATCGAGACCGATAAGGTCGTGCTGGAAGTCACTGCCCAACAAGACGGCGTGCTTCAGAGCATCGCCAAGAACGAGGGCGACACCGTGCTGAGCGAAGAAGTGCTTGGCACGATGGGCGAGGGCGACGCAGCGGCCCCGGCTCCTGCCGCTCAGGACCAGGCGAGCGGCCCAGTGGCGAGCGAAACCACCGCCGGCGGCACGGCGCAGCAGCCCGACAGCACCGGCACCCAGCCTGCCGCCCAGAGCGGTGAGCGCCGTGAAGACCTTTCCCCTGCTGTGCGCAAGATCGTGGAGGAAAAGGGTCTGGACGTGTCGCAAGTTCCAGCCACCGGCCCCAAGAACAACATCACCAAGGCGGACGCGATGGGCGCCAGCGCTCCTGCACCTGCTGCTCAGCCTGCACCCCAGGCAGCCAAGTCGGCGGTTGTGCTGCCCAGCGGCCCCCGTCCCGAAGAGCGCGTGCCGATGACGCGCATCCGCGCCCGCATCGCCGAGCGCCTCAAGGAAGTGCAGAACACGGCGGCGCTGCTCACCACCTTCAACGAAGTGAACATGCAGCCCACCATGGAGCTGCGTAAGAAGTACCAGGACCAGTTCGTGAAGAAGCACGGCGTCAAGCTCGGCTTCATGAGCCTGTTCGTACGCGCGGCCACCGAGGCCCTCAAGGCCTTCCCGATGGTGAACGCCAGCGTGGACGGCAAGGACGTCATCTACCACGGCTACTACGACATTGGCATCGCGGTGGCGTCTGAGCGTGGTCTGGTCGTGCCGATTCTGCGCGACACCGACAACATGAGCCTCGCCGACATCGAGAAGCAGATTGCCGAGTTCGCCACCCGCGCCCGCGCTGGCAAGCTGACCATGGAAGACATGAGCGGCGGCACCTTCTCCATCACCAACGGCGGCACTTTCGGCTCCATGATGAGCACCCCCATCATCAACGCGCCGCAGAGCGCCATCCTGGGAATGCACAACATCATCGAGCGCCCGATTGCCCAGAACGGTCAGGTCGTGATCGCCCCGATGATGTACCTCGCCGTGTCCTACGACCACCGCCTGATCGACGGCAAGGAAGCGGTGCAGTTCCTGGTGATGATCAAGAACCTGCTGGAAGACCCGGCGCGCATGTTGCTGGACCTCTGA